A genome region from Solanum pennellii chromosome 12, SPENNV200 includes the following:
- the LOC107005720 gene encoding receptor-like protein Cf-9, giving the protein MGLLVVFLIFFLYQLSFSSSIFLCPKHQSISPVKFKETFTINPHASSRCYFRGQKPYPKTSSWNMSRDCCLWDGVICDDMTGHVIELDLGCSRLVGTIDSNSSLFQLSHLQRLNLSWNEFHGSHISPEFGRFSSLTHLDLYNSNFSGSECSVTDDIQSLVAHLKDDHKFDMHEGCTFNHRYIKSNPQDVENATWMLTCEFSLSSPVPFFLSLDSKLTHSSLHNLMVLYTDCLQPFIMIELHNFINHIPFTNSRVKADIKLSNMV; this is encoded by the exons ATGGGGCTCTTAGTTGTgttcttaattttctttctttatcagctttctttttcttcatccaTATTTCTGTGTCCCAAACATCAAAGCATTTCCCCTGTAAAATTCAAGGAAACATTTACTATAAATCCCCATGCTTCTTCTAGATGTTATTTCCGCGGTCAGAAGCCTTATCCAAAAACGAGTTCATGGAACATGAGTAGAGATTGTTGTTTATGGGATGGAGTCATATGCGATGACATGACTGGACATGTCATTGAACTTGACCTTGGTTGCAGCCGTCTTGTTGGAACAATTGATTCCAATAGCAGCCTATTCCAACTCTCTCATCTCCAAAGACTCAACCTTTCTTGGAATGAATTCCACGGTTCTCATATCTCGCCTGAATTTGGTAGGTTCTCGAGCTTGACACATCTTGATCTTTACAACTCCAATTTCTCAG GATCTGAATGTTCTGTTACTGATGATATTCAGTCCCTTGTTGCACACCTCAAAGACGATCACAAGTTTGACATGCACGAAGGCTGTACCTTCAACCATCGCTATATCAAATCCAATCCTCAAGACGTTGAAAATGCTACATGGATGTTGACCTGTGAGTTCTCTCTCTCTTCCCCCGTTCCTTTTTTCCTTAGCTTAGATAGTAAGTTAACTCATAGTTCATTGCACAACTTGATGGTGCTCTATACTGATTGTCTGCAACCCTTTATCATGATAGAGCTGCATAATTTCATCAATCACATACCATTTACCAATTCAAGGGTCAAAGCAGACATCAAACTCAGTAATATGGTCTGA